One stretch of Cytophagia bacterium CHB2 DNA includes these proteins:
- a CDS encoding sulfite exporter TauE/SafE family protein: protein MAIPLEAQLLLLFVIGAFVGFINILAGGGSLLSLPLLIFLGLPSATANGTNRIGILIQNIVAIAGFHQQNVLPWRISVLAAIPAVIGAIAGANLAIDLPDDRFKQVLALTMIGVLILILADPSKRLRENPRPMAGGRLLLFIAGFFSVGVFGGFIQAGVGFLIILVMALTGFDLVATNAVKVLVVFIFTIAALAVFVINNHVDYLLGIGLGFGNALGGYIGTKFAVKKGHAWIRGFVIITVIVFALYLLWDSLR, encoded by the coding sequence ATGGCCATCCCCTTGGAAGCGCAACTGCTCCTTCTTTTTGTAATTGGCGCTTTTGTCGGGTTTATCAATATCCTCGCGGGCGGCGGCTCGTTGTTGTCGCTGCCGCTCTTGATCTTTCTCGGTTTGCCAAGCGCGACCGCAAACGGCACAAATCGCATCGGCATTTTGATTCAAAATATCGTTGCCATTGCCGGCTTTCATCAGCAGAACGTGCTGCCCTGGCGTATCAGCGTGCTGGCGGCGATTCCGGCGGTTATCGGCGCGATTGCCGGCGCGAATCTTGCAATCGATCTCCCGGACGATCGCTTCAAGCAGGTGTTGGCGCTCACCATGATCGGCGTGCTGATTCTGATTCTAGCAGATCCCAGCAAACGCTTGCGCGAAAATCCCCGGCCGATGGCGGGCGGCCGCTTGCTGTTGTTCATTGCCGGTTTCTTCAGCGTCGGTGTGTTCGGCGGTTTTATTCAAGCAGGCGTGGGTTTTTTGATCATTTTAGTCATGGCGCTCACCGGCTTCGATCTCGTCGCCACCAATGCCGTAAAGGTTCTCGTTGTTTTCATTTTCACGATTGCGGCGTTGGCGGTTTTTGTAATCAATAATCACGTCGATTATCTGCTCGGCATTGGTCTCGGATTTGGCAATGCGCTCGGCGGTTACATCGGAACCAAGTTCGCGGTCAAAAAAGGCCACGCCTGGATTCGCGGATTCGTTATCATAACCGTAATCGTGTTTGCGCTGTATTTGCTCTGGGATTCATTGAGATGA